From Rhodopirellula islandica, the proteins below share one genomic window:
- the tuf gene encoding elongation factor Tu — protein MAKDKFERTKPHVNVGTIGHIDHGKTTTTGAILAVQAAKGLAQAKGYSDIAKGGTVRDATKTVTIAVAHVEYETENRHYAHIDCPGHADFVKNMITGAAQMDGAILVVSAADGPMPQTKEHVLLGRQVGVPYIVVYLNKCDLVDDEELLELVELEVRELLSKYDYPGDDVPVVRGSSLPAYNNPADPEASKCISELMDALDANIPEPTREDDKPFLMAIEDVFSIEGRGTVATGRIERGVVKVGEEVEIIGLGPDSTKTTCTGVEMFRKEMTEGRSGDNVGCLLRGVKREDIQRGQVLAKPGSITPHTKFEAEVYCLSKDEGGRHTPFFSGYRPQFYFRTTDVTGTANLVGADMCMPGDNVKVEVELHKPIAMDDGVRFAIREGGRTVGSGVVTKILE, from the coding sequence ATGGCTAAGGACAAATTTGAACGTACCAAGCCCCACGTCAACGTAGGTACGATCGGTCACATTGACCATGGTAAAACGACGACCACGGGTGCGATCCTCGCTGTTCAAGCAGCGAAGGGCTTGGCACAAGCGAAGGGTTACTCTGACATCGCCAAGGGCGGTACGGTTCGTGACGCCACGAAGACCGTGACGATCGCAGTTGCCCACGTTGAGTACGAGACTGAAAATCGTCACTACGCTCACATCGACTGCCCCGGCCACGCTGACTTTGTGAAGAACATGATCACCGGTGCCGCCCAGATGGACGGTGCGATCTTGGTTGTGTCGGCCGCTGACGGCCCGATGCCACAAACCAAAGAACACGTGTTGCTCGGTCGCCAGGTTGGCGTTCCTTACATCGTCGTGTACTTGAACAAGTGTGACTTGGTCGATGACGAAGAATTGCTCGAACTCGTTGAACTCGAAGTTCGCGAATTGCTGAGCAAGTACGACTACCCAGGCGACGACGTTCCTGTCGTTCGCGGTAGCTCGCTGCCCGCTTACAACAATCCTGCTGACCCAGAAGCCAGCAAGTGCATCAGCGAATTGATGGATGCACTGGATGCAAACATTCCAGAACCCACCCGTGAAGACGACAAGCCATTCCTGATGGCAATCGAAGACGTCTTCTCGATCGAAGGTCGTGGAACAGTTGCAACCGGACGGATCGAACGCGGTGTTGTGAAAGTCGGCGAAGAAGTCGAAATCATTGGTTTGGGTCCCGACTCGACCAAGACCACCTGCACCGGCGTCGAAATGTTCCGCAAGGAAATGACCGAAGGCCGTTCGGGCGACAACGTCGGTTGCTTGCTTCGTGGTGTCAAACGCGAAGACATCCAACGTGGCCAAGTGCTCGCCAAACCAGGCAGCATCACGCCTCACACCAAGTTCGAAGCAGAAGTTTACTGCTTGAGCAAAGATGAAGGTGGCCGTCACACGCCATTCTTCAGCGGTTATCGTCCCCAGTTCTACTTCCGCACGACTGACGTCACCGGAACGGCCAACTTGGTCGGTGCCGACATGTGCATGCCTGGCGATAACGTCAAGGTTGAAGTCGAACTGCACAAACCCATCGCAATGGATGACGGAGTTCGCTTCGCTATTCGCGAAGGCGGACGCACCGTTGGTTCAGGCGTTGTGACGAAGATCCTCGAATAA
- a CDS encoding DUF6798 domain-containing protein, whose amino-acid sequence MGGSVTKPTPTLERPEQPSRSAGGWSWLALMGVCFLYAGDAAPGVNEAHYLVKAKNFWQPDWCVNDLFASSGKAHTTYYWLFGWPTQFVSLNATAWIGRIAGWSILAAGLLRLTRAMQMPPMSSVWVLILWILGIQHGNLAGEWVVGGIEAKVPAYGLVLFGLSEIVQRRWSRGWVWLGAAAGFHVLTGGWSVVAAAFAFWITERGPKRWRVSELADGPASEDARSVPAFFSRGLFVGGALALFGLVPAAAMSWGATEAEQISAARIYAYFRISHHLMPAAFHLDWYFRHAVLTLACLAGLLTVWRQTPPPATNGASKRNLAPTNSLCGDIQRAIGFRILGCFAAGAMGISLLGLLIGTLPAVYPDQAAKWLRFYWFRLADACTPLTLAFLVVHFCLSKRIFSGRDSADSQETGRPTVWLARFGTVVVIGMFAQACWERIQTGVPVSVSNRLLGLNADAGYAEQRQTMEDWIAVCQFVRASTPEDAILLTPRHQQTFKWYAHRAEVVNWKDTPQDAVALREWAKRFLEVYPNRLSTMRVTIRYDELRSMRAQYGCDWIVVDRRVVGAELPLVQIYPAANQRNSTYAVYELP is encoded by the coding sequence CTGGGCGGTTCCGTGACGAAGCCAACGCCTACTTTGGAGAGGCCCGAACAACCCTCGCGATCAGCAGGGGGATGGAGTTGGCTGGCGTTGATGGGCGTGTGTTTTTTGTACGCTGGCGACGCTGCTCCCGGCGTCAACGAAGCTCACTATTTGGTGAAGGCCAAAAACTTCTGGCAACCCGATTGGTGCGTCAACGATCTGTTCGCATCGTCGGGCAAAGCCCACACGACCTACTACTGGCTGTTCGGGTGGCCGACTCAATTCGTCTCGCTCAACGCGACCGCCTGGATCGGGCGAATTGCTGGTTGGTCGATCTTGGCCGCGGGTCTGCTTCGACTGACGCGAGCGATGCAGATGCCACCGATGAGCAGCGTGTGGGTCCTGATCCTTTGGATCCTGGGAATCCAACATGGCAACTTGGCCGGTGAATGGGTCGTGGGTGGGATCGAAGCAAAGGTCCCCGCCTATGGGCTGGTTCTCTTCGGCTTGTCCGAAATCGTCCAGCGTCGATGGTCACGGGGCTGGGTTTGGCTGGGTGCTGCCGCTGGATTTCATGTGCTGACCGGAGGCTGGTCCGTGGTCGCTGCCGCGTTCGCGTTCTGGATCACCGAGCGTGGCCCCAAACGTTGGCGGGTTTCGGAATTGGCGGACGGACCAGCGAGCGAGGATGCCCGATCGGTTCCCGCCTTCTTCAGCCGAGGCTTGTTTGTCGGAGGAGCCTTGGCACTGTTCGGGCTGGTGCCCGCTGCGGCGATGTCTTGGGGAGCCACCGAGGCCGAGCAGATTTCCGCGGCCCGGATATACGCCTATTTCCGGATCTCACACCACTTGATGCCCGCGGCGTTCCATTTGGATTGGTATTTCCGCCACGCCGTGCTGACGCTTGCTTGCTTGGCTGGCCTGCTCACCGTTTGGCGGCAAACTCCCCCGCCTGCAACCAACGGTGCTTCCAAGCGAAACTTGGCCCCAACCAACTCCCTCTGCGGCGACATTCAGCGAGCCATTGGTTTCCGCATTTTGGGCTGCTTTGCTGCCGGTGCGATGGGCATCAGCCTGCTTGGCTTGCTGATTGGAACACTTCCGGCGGTGTACCCCGATCAAGCCGCAAAGTGGCTCCGGTTCTACTGGTTTCGGTTGGCTGACGCCTGCACGCCGCTCACCTTGGCATTCCTGGTGGTCCATTTTTGCTTGTCGAAACGAATTTTTTCTGGAAGAGACTCCGCCGACTCCCAAGAGACCGGCCGGCCCACCGTTTGGCTTGCCAGGTTCGGAACCGTGGTTGTGATCGGGATGTTCGCTCAGGCTTGCTGGGAACGCATTCAGACCGGCGTTCCGGTTTCGGTCAGCAATCGGTTGCTGGGGCTGAACGCGGACGCGGGGTACGCCGAGCAGCGTCAAACGATGGAAGACTGGATCGCCGTTTGCCAATTCGTGCGTGCCAGCACACCGGAAGACGCCATTTTGTTGACACCGCGGCACCAACAAACGTTCAAGTGGTACGCGCATCGGGCCGAAGTGGTGAACTGGAAAGACACTCCCCAGGATGCGGTCGCGCTGCGGGAATGGGCCAAACGATTTCTCGAGGTCTACCCAAATCGACTTTCGACCATGCGAGTCACCATTCGGTACGACGAATTGCGGTCCATGCGGGCCCAATACGGATGCGATTGGATTGTGGTGGACCGCCGCGTCGTGGGAGCTGAACTGCCTTTGGTACAGATTTATCCGGCGGCGAATCAGCGGAATTCGACTTACGCCGTGTACGAACTCCCTTGA
- the pdxA gene encoding 4-hydroxythreonine-4-phosphate dehydrogenase PdxA, translated as MTDANHSRPKLAITMGDAAGIGPEIALRVWNSPEVQSLGYPLLFGDAAIYQQAAKKLGCDCPGTISLADFLDLPKQAMPSDAPHGVIVDCGKLTAEELDDFTPGKFSAATGRASYRSVTDAIDAAVSDHVDAIVTGPIQKEAWHQAGIDFPGHTELLADRAGRAVHGKPADVRMMLASDTIACVLETIHIPLADVASQLNSESLVRTIHLAGETVQRRNQRRGSLLPPRIAVCGLNPHAGENGLFSHQEEERIILPAIETARQSGWTIEGPLSPDTAFTPAMRERIDIYVCMYHDQGLIPLKALSFDDAVNVTLGLPIIRTSVDHGTAMDLAWQGKASVNSMLAAIRWAVP; from the coding sequence ATGACGGACGCGAATCACTCGCGCCCCAAGCTGGCGATCACGATGGGCGACGCCGCCGGAATCGGTCCCGAAATCGCACTTCGAGTCTGGAACTCACCGGAGGTTCAGTCACTGGGTTACCCGCTGCTGTTTGGCGACGCGGCCATCTACCAACAAGCCGCGAAAAAACTCGGTTGTGACTGCCCCGGCACAATTTCGCTGGCCGACTTTCTGGACCTGCCAAAGCAGGCGATGCCGAGCGACGCACCGCACGGGGTGATTGTCGATTGTGGGAAACTCACCGCAGAAGAACTCGATGACTTCACCCCAGGAAAATTCAGCGCCGCGACCGGGCGAGCCTCCTATCGATCCGTCACCGACGCCATTGATGCGGCGGTCTCGGACCACGTTGATGCCATCGTGACGGGCCCCATTCAAAAGGAAGCCTGGCATCAAGCGGGGATCGATTTCCCCGGCCACACGGAGCTGCTGGCCGATCGAGCGGGCAGGGCAGTGCACGGCAAACCCGCCGATGTTCGCATGATGTTGGCCAGCGACACGATCGCCTGCGTCTTAGAAACCATTCACATTCCGCTGGCCGATGTGGCCTCGCAACTGAACAGCGAATCGCTGGTTCGCACGATCCACCTCGCCGGCGAAACGGTTCAGCGTCGCAACCAACGTCGCGGCAGTTTGTTACCACCTCGCATCGCCGTTTGTGGACTGAACCCGCATGCCGGCGAAAACGGACTGTTCAGCCACCAAGAAGAAGAACGGATCATCCTGCCTGCGATTGAAACTGCCAGGCAATCCGGATGGACCATCGAAGGGCCACTGTCGCCCGACACCGCCTTCACGCCCGCGATGCGAGAGCGAATCGACATTTACGTTTGCATGTATCACGACCAAGGATTGATTCCGCTGAAAGCATTGTCGTTTGACGATGCGGTCAACGTGACCCTGGGACTGCCCATCATTCGAACCAGCGTCGACCACGGGACGGCCATGGACCTGGCTTGGCAAGGCAAAGCCAGCGTCAACAGCATGTTGGCTGCGATCCGCTGGGCGGTTCCGTGA
- the mutL gene encoding DNA mismatch repair endonuclease MutL: MNTPTATTAQPPRIIRQLPAHLVNQIAAGEVIERPASVVKELLENSIDAGSTRIELSLEGGGVELIRISDDGCGMTAEQLPLAVTSHATSKLPDDESLFHVGTLGFRGEALASIASVSQMTIRSRAEGQDGGCQIDIRGGVIETPGPCGCPVGTVIEVRNLFFNTPVRRKFLKTPQTERGHIVEAFTRLALANPKVHFVLRNGDKEMFDLLPTTRWADRIESFFGTEISESLISIENQDETVQITGYACDPSVSRGNNRMQYLFLNGRHIRDRALQHALGEAYRGMLMVGRHPVCFLRMRMPADMIDVNVHPAKLEVRFTDSGRVYSRLLQTLRQRFLATDMTHRVGSNPVPAPMSEEEQRQTAPESVMGMRPNEVDQQRQSVIEWARTGGPPAGPSANSNTQLLGGASGTPNFRPFGESNSPGHAPPSSLGATGHSPPLAPSNTWSPGGVVDSQRPSTAAEGIEMTPWDGDASTNDSGQVGAHEHGSHEHAAQASGVPTPSVSHLGFQVHQRYLVTQDEKGMVVIDQHALHERVLYERVCQKVLQENASLEAQQLLVPEPVSLTPAERAAALEAKDTLRRIGLEIEDFGGETILIQSYPAMLPNKPPADMLRTVLESVMGAGRDPNPKDLLNHLLSTVACKAAVKAGDPLSPEEITSLLEQKDLYQETHHCPHGRPTALFFSRDELDRMFGRLGPRGKASVSP; this comes from the coding sequence ATGAACACGCCCACCGCCACGACCGCCCAGCCACCTCGCATCATCCGCCAATTGCCGGCCCACTTGGTCAATCAAATCGCCGCTGGCGAGGTGATTGAACGGCCCGCCTCGGTGGTCAAAGAATTGCTCGAAAACAGCATCGATGCTGGCTCGACTCGGATCGAATTGAGCCTCGAGGGGGGCGGCGTCGAGCTGATCCGGATCAGCGACGATGGCTGCGGGATGACGGCGGAGCAATTGCCGCTGGCCGTGACCAGTCACGCGACCAGCAAACTGCCCGACGACGAATCCCTGTTCCACGTCGGCACCCTCGGTTTTCGCGGTGAAGCTCTGGCGTCGATCGCCAGCGTTTCTCAGATGACCATCCGCAGCCGCGCCGAAGGCCAAGACGGCGGCTGCCAAATCGACATTCGCGGCGGAGTGATCGAAACACCGGGACCGTGCGGCTGCCCGGTCGGGACCGTGATCGAAGTTCGAAACCTGTTTTTCAACACACCGGTTCGCCGAAAATTCCTGAAGACCCCGCAAACCGAACGCGGCCACATCGTCGAAGCCTTCACACGCCTGGCGCTCGCCAATCCAAAGGTTCACTTTGTCCTTCGCAACGGCGACAAAGAGATGTTCGACCTGTTGCCGACGACGCGCTGGGCGGATCGGATCGAATCGTTCTTCGGAACTGAAATTTCCGAATCGTTGATCTCGATCGAGAACCAGGACGAAACCGTTCAGATCACCGGTTACGCCTGTGACCCGTCGGTCAGTCGCGGCAACAACCGCATGCAGTACCTGTTTCTCAACGGCCGACACATTCGCGACCGCGCCCTGCAACATGCTCTGGGAGAAGCCTACCGGGGGATGTTGATGGTCGGTCGCCATCCGGTTTGCTTTCTGCGAATGCGAATGCCGGCGGACATGATCGATGTCAACGTGCACCCCGCGAAACTGGAGGTTCGCTTCACCGACAGCGGACGTGTGTACAGCCGGTTGCTGCAAACGCTTCGCCAGCGATTTCTGGCAACCGACATGACCCATCGCGTGGGATCCAATCCTGTCCCCGCCCCGATGAGCGAAGAGGAACAACGCCAGACCGCTCCCGAATCGGTCATGGGCATGCGTCCAAACGAAGTCGACCAGCAGCGTCAGTCCGTGATCGAATGGGCCCGAACCGGCGGGCCTCCTGCGGGACCTTCCGCCAACTCAAACACTCAACTGCTGGGCGGCGCGAGCGGCACCCCCAACTTCCGCCCCTTTGGCGAATCCAATTCACCGGGCCACGCCCCTCCATCCTCGCTGGGCGCGACCGGACATTCCCCGCCGCTCGCTCCCTCGAACACTTGGTCACCGGGCGGTGTCGTCGATTCCCAGCGACCATCGACCGCGGCCGAAGGCATCGAGATGACACCTTGGGATGGGGACGCCTCCACGAATGATTCCGGCCAAGTCGGTGCCCACGAACACGGCTCCCATGAACACGCAGCCCAGGCATCCGGCGTGCCGACTCCCAGCGTGAGCCACCTCGGGTTCCAAGTGCACCAACGTTATCTCGTCACGCAAGACGAGAAAGGCATGGTCGTGATCGACCAACACGCGTTGCACGAACGAGTGCTGTATGAACGTGTCTGCCAAAAAGTGCTGCAGGAGAACGCTTCGTTGGAAGCCCAGCAGTTACTGGTTCCGGAACCCGTGTCACTGACACCCGCCGAGCGAGCCGCCGCTCTCGAGGCCAAAGACACGCTCCGCCGCATCGGTTTGGAAATCGAAGACTTCGGCGGCGAAACGATTTTGATCCAGTCGTACCCGGCAATGCTGCCGAACAAGCCGCCTGCCGACATGCTGCGAACGGTCTTGGAATCGGTGATGGGTGCTGGCCGAGACCCCAACCCGAAGGACTTGCTGAATCATTTGCTCAGCACCGTCGCTTGCAAAGCCGCCGTGAAAGCGGGCGATCCTCTTTCCCCCGAAGAGATCACCAGCCTGCTGGAGCAAAAGGACTTGTACCAAGAAACGCATCACTGCCCACACGGTCGGCCAACGGCGTTGTTCTTCAGCCGCGATGAACTGGACCGCATGTTCGGTCGACTGGGCCCGCGTGGCAAAGCTTCGGTGTCGCCATGA
- a CDS encoding sulfatase-like hydrolase/transferase — MSLIHLHPRVVPLTVWVMAALCFHACVPTSLRADSNDRPNIAMILADDLGDGDLGCDGNDGRYDDAIRLHLVNELGFPADRPTLAKRLSSVGYETALFGKWHLGYEAKFSPMMHGYDEALCCIGGAMDYYHDLDSVATYNLFHNGRPTASCPRRSCVGVERGFWWPSLGLC, encoded by the coding sequence ATGTCTCTCATCCACCTCCATCCACGGGTCGTCCCACTCACCGTTTGGGTGATGGCTGCTCTGTGCTTTCATGCCTGCGTTCCCACTTCGCTGAGAGCCGATTCCAACGACCGTCCGAACATTGCGATGATCCTTGCCGACGACCTCGGCGATGGAGACCTGGGTTGCGATGGCAATGACGGGCGTTATGACGATGCGATTCGCTTGCACTTGGTCAACGAACTGGGATTTCCCGCCGACCGGCCGACGTTGGCGAAGCGACTGTCCTCCGTCGGCTATGAGACCGCATTATTCGGCAAGTGGCATCTTGGGTACGAAGCCAAGTTCTCACCAATGATGCACGGGTACGATGAGGCGTTGTGTTGCATCGGCGGGGCAATGGATTACTACCACGACCTCGACTCCGTCGCCACTTACAACCTGTTCCACAACGGCCGACCTACCGCGTCATGCCCGAGGAGATCGTGCGTTGGAGTGGAACGGGGATTCTGGTGGCCCTCACTAGGACTCTGCTGA
- a CDS encoding sulfatase family protein: protein MTLLPMSPLLGIGTAAETTKPNFIIVYCDNLGYGDIEPFGSTLHRTPNLNRMAREGRTFTHFCVTAGVCTPSRASIMTGCYAQRVGMHLNDRDGPVLRPVSAYGLHPDEITIAEILQQQNYATALVGKWHLGDQPEFLPTRQGFDWFFGVPYSDDMTERIWQRDGSHWPPLPLMENETVIEAPCNRDGLTKRYTERAMQWIAEHKEEPFFLYFPQAMPGSTKTPFSSDAFRGKSQNGPWGDSVEELDWSIGQMLDQLAELGIAENTFVIWTSDNGAPINRDPDDLSRGSNLPLHGRGYTTSEGAFRVPTIVWQPGKVPAGTQCDELATTMDLLPTIANLADCELPSDRKLDGHDIAPLLFGEPNAKTPYEAFYYYHQDQLQAIRSGPWKMFLPIDASPGHPHFNVSQKPTTLLFNVVDDIACQHNVAKTRPEIVAQLTALAEQARQDLGDKDRPGQGQRPIGKSADVSPRRLETLPSKSVQPGS from the coding sequence ATGACGCTGCTTCCGATGTCACCGTTGCTCGGCATCGGAACGGCAGCCGAAACAACCAAACCGAATTTCATCATCGTCTACTGTGACAACCTCGGTTACGGCGACATCGAGCCCTTCGGATCGACGTTGCATCGAACGCCCAACCTGAACCGCATGGCAAGGGAAGGGCGAACGTTCACTCACTTCTGCGTCACGGCTGGCGTCTGCACCCCATCGCGTGCCAGCATCATGACCGGATGCTATGCGCAACGAGTCGGAATGCATTTGAACGATCGCGATGGTCCGGTTCTGCGACCTGTCTCTGCCTATGGCTTGCATCCCGATGAGATCACGATCGCGGAGATCCTCCAGCAACAGAACTACGCCACCGCATTGGTTGGAAAATGGCATCTGGGTGATCAACCGGAATTCCTGCCAACCCGTCAGGGGTTTGATTGGTTCTTTGGAGTGCCTTACTCCGACGACATGACCGAACGAATTTGGCAGCGAGATGGATCACACTGGCCACCTCTGCCTCTCATGGAAAACGAGACCGTCATCGAAGCCCCGTGCAACCGAGACGGATTGACCAAGCGTTACACCGAACGGGCGATGCAGTGGATTGCCGAACACAAGGAGGAACCGTTCTTCCTGTACTTTCCACAAGCGATGCCTGGCAGCACCAAGACACCGTTTTCCAGCGACGCTTTTCGCGGCAAAAGCCAGAACGGTCCCTGGGGCGATTCGGTCGAAGAATTGGATTGGTCGATCGGTCAGATGCTGGACCAGCTCGCTGAACTGGGCATCGCAGAAAACACCTTCGTGATTTGGACCTCCGACAACGGCGCCCCGATCAACCGCGATCCTGATGACTTGAGCCGAGGTTCCAACTTGCCGCTTCACGGTCGCGGGTACACGACCAGCGAAGGTGCCTTTCGTGTTCCCACGATCGTCTGGCAACCCGGCAAAGTGCCCGCCGGAACTCAATGTGACGAACTGGCAACCACGATGGATTTATTGCCTACGATTGCAAATCTAGCCGACTGCGAACTGCCGTCGGATCGCAAACTCGATGGCCACGACATCGCTCCGCTGCTGTTTGGTGAACCCAACGCCAAGACGCCGTACGAAGCGTTCTACTACTACCATCAAGATCAACTGCAAGCCATCCGTTCTGGTCCCTGGAAAATGTTCCTGCCGATCGACGCATCGCCCGGACACCCGCACTTCAACGTTTCGCAAAAACCAACAACGCTGTTGTTCAACGTGGTGGATGACATTGCTTGCCAGCACAACGTTGCCAAGACGCGTCCTGAGATCGTTGCTCAACTGACTGCATTGGCCGAACAAGCTCGTCAGGATCTGGGTGACAAAGATCGCCCCGGCCAGGGCCAACGCCCGATCGGCAAGTCCGCGGACGTTTCGCCTCGACGCTTGGAAACGCTGCCGAGCAAATCCGTCCAACCGGGTTCGTGA
- a CDS encoding thioredoxin family protein, with the protein MKFNCCVLVGLLTTCCLIHLADQAIAGEFNTVLDIGDPAPEWNELPSTDGKKSSLTQWSDSKVVVLAFTCNSCPYAIDAEERLIALTKDYAERSVSVIAVNVNTIEEDAMPAMKEKAKEKQFPFAYLYDESQQIARDYGAKYTPQFFVLDADRKIAYMGAMDDSPDGRNVTQPHLRNAIDEVLAGKPVTVSETVPVGCRIRMERQRRSRRER; encoded by the coding sequence ATGAAATTTAATTGCTGCGTTCTGGTCGGTCTCCTGACGACTTGTTGCTTGATCCATTTGGCTGACCAAGCTATTGCGGGAGAGTTCAATACTGTGCTGGACATTGGCGATCCGGCGCCCGAATGGAACGAGTTGCCCAGCACAGATGGAAAGAAGTCATCGCTGACGCAATGGTCCGATTCGAAGGTCGTGGTTCTGGCATTCACTTGCAACAGTTGCCCTTACGCGATCGACGCGGAAGAACGCTTGATCGCACTGACCAAGGATTACGCTGAGAGATCGGTCTCGGTGATCGCGGTCAATGTCAACACGATCGAAGAGGACGCGATGCCGGCGATGAAGGAGAAAGCGAAAGAAAAGCAGTTCCCGTTCGCTTACCTCTACGACGAATCGCAGCAGATCGCCCGCGATTACGGCGCCAAGTACACGCCCCAGTTCTTTGTGCTGGATGCCGATCGGAAGATCGCTTACATGGGCGCGATGGACGACAGTCCCGATGGTCGCAACGTGACTCAGCCCCACCTCCGCAATGCGATCGATGAAGTCCTGGCTGGCAAGCCAGTGACCGTTTCCGAAACGGTTCCGGTGGGATGCCGAATTCGAATGGAACGACAACGCCGTTCACGTCGCGAACGCTGA
- a CDS encoding adenylate kinase family protein, translated as MRIVFIGPPGAGKGTQCELLSKALRVPHIGTGGMLRALEPDRGEQIHLRIDRGHFAPDEFVLQMVAKRLAQPDSQTGYLLDGFPRTQVQASAFDQQLIADSVKLDHVLHLQVSADVLIKRLRKRGKTEKRADDAEECIRERFRIYEARTEPLLDHYRQQGLVRDIDASVSEPLVHASIWERLHPDALAIDPAAKD; from the coding sequence GTGCGAATTGTCTTCATCGGTCCGCCAGGTGCGGGCAAGGGCACTCAATGTGAACTGCTGAGCAAAGCCCTCCGCGTGCCGCACATTGGCACGGGTGGAATGCTGAGAGCCTTGGAACCGGACCGAGGCGAGCAGATTCATCTCCGAATCGATCGGGGGCACTTTGCTCCCGATGAATTCGTGTTGCAAATGGTCGCCAAACGATTGGCACAACCAGACAGCCAAACCGGTTATCTGTTGGATGGTTTCCCGCGAACCCAGGTCCAGGCCAGTGCCTTTGACCAGCAACTGATTGCTGACTCAGTCAAGCTCGATCACGTGCTGCACCTTCAGGTGTCCGCCGATGTGCTGATCAAACGTCTCCGGAAACGGGGCAAAACAGAGAAGCGGGCCGACGATGCCGAGGAATGCATCCGAGAGCGGTTTCGGATCTACGAGGCCCGAACTGAACCGTTGCTCGATCACTATCGGCAGCAGGGCCTGGTGCGTGATATCGATGCATCGGTCTCGGAGCCACTGGTCCACGCTTCGATCTGGGAACGCTTGCACCCCGACGCACTGGCAATCGATCCTGCTGCCAAGGATTGA
- the secY gene encoding preprotein translocase subunit SecY, protein MFEKLRIIFSIPELRKKVMLTIGLLAIYRIGFHIPLPMIATNLDSGAGGGAADFFEKVSVFAASDLRQATIFGLGIMPYISASIIFQLLGSVYKPLEELKKEGEAGRKKLNEYTRYLTVVICLVQSYMYLKFMLMAGANGQSSINPNFMNANEQLFFGWQIVAVLVMTTGTVFLMWLGEQIDEYGIGNGISLLIMAGILAQMPKALYELVLGMKTELTGLAKGQVGIETLIILVVLFVVVVFGVVFITLGQRKIPTQSAKFTRGRRVYGGTRQHLPLRINQAGVMPIIFASSLLMIPGVLFGFLAGQFASDGALFRGFNLISLTMSDQTSYFFNLLYVGLIFFFCYFWTAITFNPKEMSDNLRDSGTFIPGYRPGRRTTDYLEKVMVRITYVGAAFLGLIAIVPTIVYGSLGVPYSIAGFYGGTGLLIAVSVAFDLVQKIDSHLVMRNYRGLLEGAGGGTSPVV, encoded by the coding sequence ATGTTTGAAAAGCTGCGAATCATTTTCTCGATCCCTGAGCTTCGCAAGAAGGTCATGTTGACGATCGGGTTGCTTGCCATTTACCGGATCGGGTTCCACATCCCGTTGCCGATGATCGCGACGAACTTGGACAGTGGCGCCGGTGGTGGTGCTGCTGACTTCTTCGAAAAGGTCAGTGTTTTCGCGGCCAGCGATCTGCGTCAAGCGACGATCTTCGGCCTCGGAATCATGCCGTATATCTCCGCGTCGATCATCTTTCAGTTGCTTGGAAGCGTTTACAAACCGCTGGAAGAACTGAAGAAGGAAGGCGAAGCAGGTCGCAAAAAGCTCAACGAATACACTCGTTACCTGACCGTGGTGATCTGCCTGGTTCAGAGTTACATGTACCTGAAGTTCATGCTGATGGCGGGAGCCAACGGGCAAAGCAGCATCAACCCGAACTTCATGAACGCCAACGAACAGCTGTTCTTTGGCTGGCAGATCGTTGCCGTTTTGGTCATGACCACGGGAACCGTGTTCCTGATGTGGCTCGGTGAACAAATCGATGAATACGGGATTGGCAACGGGATCAGCTTGCTGATCATGGCCGGTATCTTGGCTCAGATGCCAAAGGCACTCTACGAATTGGTGCTGGGCATGAAGACCGAACTGACCGGTTTGGCCAAAGGACAGGTCGGAATTGAAACACTGATCATCTTGGTCGTGCTGTTTGTTGTCGTCGTCTTCGGTGTGGTGTTCATCACGCTGGGTCAACGCAAGATTCCAACTCAATCGGCCAAGTTCACTCGCGGTCGACGCGTCTACGGTGGCACCCGTCAGCACTTGCCCCTTCGAATCAACCAAGCCGGCGTGATGCCCATCATTTTCGCCAGCTCGCTGCTGATGATCCCGGGTGTCCTGTTCGGCTTCCTGGCTGGCCAGTTCGCATCCGACGGTGCTTTGTTCCGCGGATTCAACCTGATCAGCTTGACGATGAGCGATCAGACCTCGTACTTCTTCAACCTGTTGTACGTCGGCTTGATCTTCTTCTTCTGCTACTTCTGGACAGCCATCACGTTCAATCCAAAAGAAATGAGCGACAACCTGCGTGATTCGGGAACGTTCATTCCTGGTTATCGTCCCGGTCGCCGCACAACGGATTACCTTGAAAAGGTGATGGTCCGGATCACTTATGTTGGTGCTGCCTTCTTGGGTCTGATCGCGATTGTTCCAACGATCGTTTACGGTTCGCTGGGTGTTCCTTACTCGATCGCCGGTTTCTACGGCGGCACGGGTCTGTTGATTGCCGTCAGCGTGGCGTTTGACTTGGTCCAAAAGATCGACAGTCACCTTGTGATGCGAAACTATCGCGGACTGCTGGAAGGTGCCGGCGGCGGCACATCCCCGGTCGTTTGA